The following is a genomic window from Stenotrophomonas maltophilia.
AACGGCCGGCCGCGCCGGCGACAGTGTGGCGCGCTACGGTGGCGAGGAATTCGCGGTGATCGTGTCCGGAAGTGCATTGTCGGGGGTGCTGGCGCTGGCCGAGCGCTTGCGCGAGGCGGTGGAGGCCCTGCCGTTGCCGGAAGGATCGATCAGCATCAGTGTTGGCGTGGGCTATCTGCATCCGCCCGCGCTGGCCAGCGCCGATCAGCTGTTGGCCGATGCAGACGCCGGCCTGTATGCCGCCAAGCGCGCTGGCCGCAACCAGGTGATGCTGCACGCGCACGTTCTCGACGATGAGGGCAACGCGCACGGCACCCTGGACTGCTGAGACCGACCGGCCAGCCCCACACCCGCGCTGGCGCGGGCTCATCGCTGCCGGTGCCAGCCGGCCGGATCCAGCAGCCGCAGCCCGACCGGCGACAGCGAGCGTGGCCGCAGGTGCAGGTTCGCCGCCTGCACCGCCTGGGCGCAGCGCGCCAGCTGCAGACGCAGCGGCGCCAGCGGGTCGTCCGCGCGCGGGCGCGCACGCCGCCACTGGGCGATGCGCAGCAGGCAGACCAGCAGGTCCAGTTCGCTGGCCGCGATGAACGGGGAGCCGGGCCGCAGCAGGTCGATCGGCGCCGAAGGTGTGGTCAGCAGCGGCAACAAGCCCAGAAACGCATCGCAGCCCTGCCGGTCCAGGCCGAGATCGCCAAGGCCGATGAGGCCCTCGGCCCGCAGGCCAGGCTCGCGCAGCTGGCGGATCGCCGCCAGCAGCGCCTGCTCGCCGTGGCCGAACTGACGACCGAAGGCGCGGTAGCTGACCCGGGTGGGGAACAACGGAGCGCGGGAGGCCATGGCCGCTAGCCGTGCCGGTCGCGGGTTTCCACCAGCACCGGGCAGGGCGCGTGGTCGATGGTCCATTGCCCGACCGAAGGTTCGAACAGGCGTTCCAGGCGCGACAGGTGGCGATGGCCGATCACGATCAGGTCGCACTTCAGGCGCCGGGCCTGGTCGCTGATGACTTCGCCGGGTTCGCCGGAGGGGATCTGCGCGATGGCATCGACGCCGCGTTCGCGCAGCTCGGCCAGCGCTTCGGCCAGCACCGCTTCGGCGCGTGAGCGCTGGCGGGCGGCTTCCGGGTACTCGATGCGGTCGGCTTCGCTGGCATCGGCGGCCAGCGTGAATTCGGGGTCGAGCACGCACAGCAGGTGCAGGCGGCTGCGCGGGCCGGCGACGGCTGCGGCCAGGTCCAGCACGCGCGCGTGCTGGGGGCCGCCATCGAGGGCGACCAGCAGGGTGTTGAACATGGGTGTCTCCTTGGCAGGCCGGGGATGGTCGCTCATGCCGCGCCGCGCACCCATGCCGTGTGGTGCAGGCAATGCGTGCATGGTACGCAATCGACTTTGACCGAGAGTGTCGTAGAGTCATTCCACCTGTTGGAGACTGCCATGCCCCTGCCCGACCTCAACCTGCTGCTGGCCCTGGATGTCCTGCTGGACGAAGGCAGTGTCGCCGGGGCGGCCCGGCGCATGAACCTGAGCGCGCCGGCCATGAGCCGCACCCTGGGGCGGATCCGCGACGCGCTGGGCGACCCGGTACTGGTACGCGCCGGCCGCGGCCTGGCGCCGACCCCGCGCGCGCTGGAACTGCGCGAGCAGGTGCGCGACGTGATCGAGCAGGCCCATCGGGTGTTCAACGATGGGCGTGAGGTGGACATCCAGACCCTGGAACATACCTTCAGCATCCGCGCCAACGACGTGTTCATCGGCAGCTACGGTGGCCGCCTGCGCGAAGTGTTCCGCCAGCAGGCGCCACGTTGCACGCTGCGGTTCATGCCCGAAGGTGACTCCGACGATGACGCGATGGTGCAGGGCCGGATCGACCTGTATATCAGCACTGCCGGCAAGCATACGCAGGAAACCAAGGTCCAGAACCTGTTCACCACGGCACTGCTCGGCGCAGCCCGCGAGGATCATCCGCTGTTCGACGGCGATATCACTGCAGAGCGGTTTGCCGCCTGCGACCACATCGCCGTCTCGCGGCGCGGCATCGCGCATGGGCCGATCGACGACGAACTGGCACAGTTGGGCCTGCGGCGGCGGGTCGCGATGGTCATCCCCACCTTCCACGGTGCGATCTTCGCCGCAGCCTCCTCGGACCTGGTGCTGCCGCAGATGCCCAGCGTGATGCTCGATCGGATTGCCTACATGGGACTGCCACTGCGCATGTTCCCGCTGCCGGTGCCAGTACGCACGGTGGCGCTGGTGCAGGCCTGGCATCCGCGCATGGACAACGACCCAGCGCACCGTTGGCTGCGCCGTACGATCAAGAGCATGTGCGACGCCGACGCGTTGTAGCGTCGAGCCTGCCCGACCACTTCTGCTCGACTCCATGAAAAGGCATTCGATGGAGCGCGGGCACGCCGTGCGCCTCGAAGCGGCAATCCATGGAGCGCGGCAACCCGTGCGTCTGGTGCACGACTGGCATTTCACCCACGCCATTTTTCGCAGCTGTGGGCCTGCCTAGACTGCGCTCCCCACATTCACCGAGCGCACGCCATGTCGCTTCATCTGCCGTGCGCTGCACGGATCGGTCCGCACCCATGAGCGCGATCACCCTGCCACAGGCCCCGGCAGTCCCCGCTGCCCCCGCGTTCGATCGCCGCATCGTGGTCGGGCTGTGCGGTGTGCTGCTGGTGGTCTTGCTGTCGGGATTCAACGAGAACGTCACCAAGGTCGCGCTGGCTGACATCCGCGGCGCGATGGGGTTCAGCGTCGATGACGGCAACTGGATCACCGGCATCTACAGCGCCATGTCAGTCAGCGCGATGGCCTTCGCGCCCTGGTGCGCGGCCACCTTCTCGCTGCGCCGCTTCGGCTTGGTGATGATCGGCGCCTTCATGCTGCTGGGTGTGCTGTGCCCGCTGGCGCCGAACCTGCCGACCTTCCTGCTGCTGCGCGCGTTGCAGGGCCTGTCTGGCGGTGCCCTGCCTCCGCTGCTGATGAGCGTGGCGCTGCGCTTCCTGCCCCCGGGTATCAAGCTGTACGGCCTGGCAGGCTATGCGCTCACCGCCACGTTCGGGCCGAGCATGGGCACGCCGCTGGCCGCGCTGTGGGTGGAGCACGCGGGTTGGCAGTTCGCGTTCTGGCAGATCGTGCCGTTCTGCGTGGCCGGCATGGTGATGGTCGGCTGGGGCCTGCCGCAGGACCCGATGCGCCTGGAGCGCTTTGCCCAGTTCAACGGTGTGGGCCTGGCCCTGGGGCTGCCGGCGCTGGTGATGCTGGTGCTGGGCCTGACCCAGGGCGCACGCCTGAACTGGTTCGATTCACCGCTGATCACGGTGTTGCTGGGCGGCGGCAGCGGCCTGCTGGTGTTGTTCTTCATCAATGAATGGTTCCACCCGCTGCCGTTCTTCAAGCTGCAACTGCTGGCCCATCGCAATCTCGGCTATTCGCTGGTCACCTGCGTGGGCGTGCTGTTCGTGCTGCTGGCGGTCATCTCCATCCCCTCCGGGTTCCTGGCCAGCGTGCAGGGCTACCGCCCGTTGCAGACCGCGCCGCTGTTGTTGTGGTTGGCGCTGCCGCAGGTCATTGCGCTGCCGCTGGTGGCTGCCCTGATGAACCTGCGAGTGGTGGACTGCCGCTGGGTGCAGGCGGCCGGGCTGTTGCTGCTGGCGGCGGCGTGCTTCATCGGCGCGCACCTGGATGTGCAGTGGAACCGTGACACCTTCCTGTGGGTGCAGCTGCTGCAGGTCGTGGCGCAGCCGATGGCGGTACTGCCGTTGCTGTTGCTGGCCACCACTGGCCTGGCGCCGCAGGACGGTCCCTATGCCTCGGCCTGGTTCAACACCGTCAAAGGCTTTTCGGCGGTGTTCGCCGGTGGCGTGCTCGATGCGGTCGGGCAGTCACGGCGTCACCTCCATTCGACCGCGCTGGTCGACCACCTGGGCAACCAGCCGTGGTTGCCGGCCAGCGCCGATCTGCCCGCGCGCCTGCACGCCCAGGTGCAGGCGCTGACCTCGGCGGACCTGTACTGGCTGGTGGCGCTGGTAGCTCTGGGCTGCCTGCCGCTGCTGCCGTGGGCAACCCGTGTCCATCCGCCACGTGCTGTGGCCTGACCCTTACCCGCAAGGACTCCCCCATGAGCCTCAACAAGACAATCCTCAACACCGGCCTTGCACTGGGCGTGCTGGCTCTGGCCATCGGCGGCTGGCTGCTGCTGCGCGACGGGCGCTACCAGCGCACCGACAATGCCTACGTCAATGCCGATTTCACCGTGGTCGCACCGAAGGTGGCCGGCTTCGTCAGTACCGTGGATGTGCAGGACAACCAATCGGTAAAGGCCGGCGACGTGCTCGCCCGCATCGACGACCGTGACTACCAGGTGGCACTGCAGGCGGCACGTGCTGACCTCGCCAATGCCCGCGCGCAGCTGGCCAATGCGCAGGCCGCACTGGCCCAGCAGGATTCGCTGATCGAGCAGGCCAGGGCCAGTGTCGATGTCAGCCGTTCCGAACTGACCCTGGCCAGTGCCGACCAGCAGCGTTACCGCGAGCTGGCCCGTGATGGCGCCGGCACCGTGCAGAACGCACAGCAGGCACAGTCGAAGCAGGCAGTGGCCAGTGCGCATCTGCAGCAGGGCCAGGCCGCGCTGTCGACCGCGCGCCAGCGCACCAACATCCTGACGGCCGGTGTGCAGGCCGCGCAGGCTGCCGTGCAGCGCGCGGAAGCGGCGCAGGCTCGCGCCGAACTGGATCTTTCGCACACCGTGCTGCGCGCACCGATCGAAGGCATGGTCGGTCGTCGCGCGGTTCGCGTCGGTGCCTACCTCACGCCGGGCACGCCGGTGGCGGCGGTGGTGCCGCTGCAGCGCGCCTTCGTGGTCGCCAACTTCCAGGAAACGCAGATGACCCGCATGCAGGCCGGCCAGCAGGTCGAGCTGACGGTGGACGTGTTCCCCGGCAAGCCGTTGCGTGGCCACATCGACAGCATCGCCCCGGCCACCGGCGTCACCTTCGCCGCCGTCGCACCGGAGAATGCCACCGGCAACTTCACCAAGGTGGTGCAGCGCATTCCGGTGAAGATCGTGCTGGAGCCGGGCCAGCCGTTGCTGGACAAGCTGCGCGCCGGCATGTCGGTGGAGGCCAGCGTCGACCTGGACAGTCGTGCGCGCGCCCAGAACGCGCAGCGTGCTGCGGGCCCTGCGGCCGGGGAGGGCGCATGAGCGCAGGCCCCGTGTTGCGCATCTTCTTCGCGGCCACCGTGTGCACGGCGCTGGCCGCCTGCACGATGGGCCCGGACTTCGTGCGTCCGCAGGCGCAACTGCCCAGCCACTGGCAGGGTGAGGCGGTGACCGCCAGTGCAATCGATCAGGACGCGGCCTGGTGGGCCGGCTTCGACGATCCACTGCTGGGTCAGCTGGCAGGGCAGGTGTTGCAGGCCAATATCGACCTGCGGCTGGCGGCCAACCGCGTGCAGCAGAGCCGCGCCGCGCGTGGCATCAGCGCTGCCGACCGTCTGCCCAGCGTCAGCGCAACCGCCAGCGGCGCGCGTGCACGCAACAGCGAGGTGGGCCTGAACGATCCCTCCGGCAACGGCGGGCGCGACGACTACGGGCTGTTCCAGGCGGGCATGGGCCTGAGCTGGGAGCTGGATCTGTGGGGGCGCGTGCGGCGCCAGCTGGAAGCGGCCGATGCGCGCGTGCAGATGGCCGAGGAGGATGCGCATGCGGTGCGCATCGCGTTGCTGGCGGAAACCGCGCGTGACTATCTGCAGCTGCGTGCGACGCGGCAGCTGCGGGCGATCACCGAGGACAATCTGAGCATCGCCCACGACATCAAGCGCCTGACCGAAGCACGCCAGCGCCAGGGCGTGGCCAGCACGCTGCAGGTCTCCAGCGCGGCGGCGCAGGTGGCCTCATTGCAGGCACGCATCGCGCCGCTGCGGCATCGCGAATCGCAGCTGCGCAATGCGCTGGCATTCCTGCTGGCGCAACCCCCGCAGGCACTGGATGCGCAGTTGCAGGATGCACGTCGCGACTGGCCGGCGTTGCCGGCGGTGGCGGTGGGTCTGCCCAGCGAACTGGCCGAGCGCCGCCCGGACATCCGGCGCGCAGAAGCGGCACTGCATGCCGCAACGGCGGGTATCGGGGTGGCCAAGGCCAGCTTCCTGCCGCGTATCAGGTTGAATGGCGATGCCGGTTTCCAGGCCAAGCAGCTTGATGACCTCGATGGCTGGAACGCGCATCGCTTCAGCGTCGGGCCGGCGATCAGCCTGCCGATCTTCCAGGGCGGGCGTTTGAAGGCCAATCTCGCGTTGAGCAGGCTGCAGCAGCAGCAGGCGTCGCTGCAGTTCCAGCGCACGGTGCTGCAGGCCTGGCATGAAGTGGATGACGCCATCGATGGCTATGCCACCGAACAGCAGCGCACCGTGCAGTTGCACGTGGCGGTGGAGGAGAGCGAAACCGCGTTGGGTGCGGCGCGTCGGCAGTACCAGGCCGGCGTGGTCGACATGCTGGATGTGCTCAGTACCCAGCGCATCGCGCTGGACAACCAGGCCGCGCTGGCCAACAGCCAGGCCACGGCGGCGATCGCCCGGGTGGAGCTGTACCGCGCGCTGGGCGGCGGCTGGTAATGCCGGCCAGCGGCCGGCACTACCTCGCGCCCGGTAGTTGCCAACCTGGGTTGGCAGCTTTTTGCAGAAGCGCCAACCAAGGTTGGCATCTACCAGAGCATGGTCAGCGCCGGGCCATGCCCGGCGGGCACCTCAACGTACGTCGCGCAGTTCCCAGTGGCTGCCGGCCAGCAGGCGCAGGCGCTGCTTGAACACGTCACTGTCGATGCGGGTGGTGGCCACCAGGTTGATGCGCAGGTCCTTCTGTTCGCCGGTCACGGTGGCGTCCGGATCGGTCACGCCCCACTGCGGTTCCACCGCATCCGGGTCGGGCTGCTTGGCCTTCCAGCGCTCGAACAGCGTGCCGCTGCGCAGGGCGTTCTGCAGTTCCTCGGCGAAGCCGGCGGCGCCCTGCGAATGGAAGGACAGGTCAGGGTCGTTGCCGCGGGCCTTGGACGGGTCGGGCAGGCTGATGTGGTACTGCGCAGGCATGGTGTTCTCCTTGAAGTGCGGCAAGGCTGGCACAGTCGCGGTGGAATCGATGTGCAGATTCCCGCCGCGGTTGGCCTTCATTCAAACCGATGCGGCCCATCGGCAAAGCCCACGGTGACCGCGCCCTTGCCGACGTTGACCATGCCGGTCAGGCTCATCACCGACTCATACACGCTGACGCCGTGCTCGGCGCAGACCTGCTTCAATGCCGCATAGCCGGGCAGGGCGCGCAGTTCGTCCAGTTCACCGCCGTAGCTGACGCACACCGTCGGTGTCATCAGCCCGGCGCGTACACGCTGGCCCACCACGGCGAACAGCTTCTGTACGGCGTTGTCGAAGCCTTTGATCTTGGCCACCGGCCCGGTCTCGCCGCGGTAGCCGTGCAGCACCGGCTTGATGTCCAGCGCGCTGCCCAGCGCGGCACTGAGCAGGCCGACGCTGCGGTCACCCTTGTGCCGTGCACGTGCGCGCATGTAGTACAGGTCGCGGGTGACCATGTAGCCATGCACGTTGCCGGCCAGTTCCTCCAGCCGCTCGCGGATCTGCTGCACGCTGGCGTTGCTGTCGCGCAGGCGCACGGCCTCGATCGCGGTCACCGCCTGCGCCGCAAACAGGTTCTGGGTGTCGAGCACGCGCAGCGCGAACGGCGAGTTGTAGCCCGCCGCCTGCCGCACCGGCTTGTAGTCGTTGAGGATGGCGAAGCTGGCCTGCAGCGCGTTGTCGTGGATGGGGCTGCGGGTCTTGGTGATGGTCATGCAGAACACGTGGTCGTAGTCGATCACCAGCTGCTGCAGGAACAGGTCGCGGATCTGGTTGACGCTGAAGGGGATGGTTTCCGCTTCAGCGCCATGCTCGGCCACATGGGCGTGCAGGAAACTGAGCGTGGCCTGCTCATCGCGGTGATCGGCCAGCACGGCTTCGCCGATGCGGACGGTGATCGGCAGCAGCACGATGTTGTGTTCGGCGATGAAGTCCTGCGGCAGGTCGCAGGCCGAGTCGACGACGATTCCGATGCGCATCCGCGGCTCCCCCTCCAGGGCGGTTGTAGGTTCGGAAATGTGAAAACTATCTCAAAACCGCGCCCGGCGCGCGAGGGAAATACGCCAGTGCCTGTTCAGCGACTACGCTGCACCGCCACTGGCAGGCTGTCCAGGCGCTGCCACTCGGGCTGCTGCAACAGGCCCGGATCGTCCAGCACGGCGGCGATCAACGGGTGCGCATCGTTGCCCCAGAACAGTTCATCGCCGATGGCCAGGGTCGGCACGCCGAACACACCGGCGCCGATGGCGGCGTCCGTGTTGCGCCGCAGCTGCTCCTTCACCGCCGGATCGGCAATGGCGGTGGCCACATCCTCGATGTCCAGCCGGGCGCCGGGCTCGCGCAGAGCCTCGGCACTGTCGCCGGCGTTGCCCTCGCGCCAGATCCAGTCAAACAGCACGTCCACCGCCTGCGCGCTGGCACCGGCCGCCAGGCACAGGCGCAGCGCCGACAGCGGGTTGAACGGATGGCCCGGTGGGAAACGCAGCGGCGTGCCCTCGGCCTGCGCGGTCCACTGCAGCTGGCGGTACATGAAGCGGCGCTTGGCCGGAATCTCGGCCGGGCCGAGGTTGCCCAGGTGATGCAGCACCGCACCGAAGGCGATCGGCACCGGCTGGATCTGGCCGAACTGCGGCAGCCGCTTCAGCTTCTGCCAGTGCAGGTAGGAATAGGGCGAGACGAAGTCGAAATACCAGCGCAGCGTGGCCATGAGGGTTTCCTTGAAGGCGGTCAGGGCTGCGCGTTGCGCTGCAGGTAGCGGTCGCGCAGTTCGGTCTGGCGCGAGCGCATCGGCATCGCACGGCCGCCCAGCCAGACCTGTTCGGCATAGTGCGCCACATCCAGCGGGTCGCCTTCCCACAGCACCAGGTCGGCGCGCTTGCCCGGCTCGATGCTGCCGATCTGGTCGGCCACGCCGAAGGCCTGTGCCGGAACCCGGGTCAGGCCGGCCAGGCCATCGGCCCAGGGCAGGCCGTTGGCGACCGCGTTGCCGGCCAGCTGGCGCATCTTGCGCGCGTTGTGCGAGGCATCGCCGCGCTGCACGAACGACACCGCCACGCCGGCCCGCTGCAGGCGCGCGGCATTTTCCAGGGTGGCACCGATCTGGTCGAAGCTGGCCGGCAGGTTGGCCAGCACGTCGACGAACACCGGCACATGCGCCGCTGCCAGTTCCGGCGCCAGCTGCCAGGCCTCGCTGCCGCCGGCCAGGGCGATCTTCACTTTCTCGCGCGCGGCCCAGCGCAGCAGCTGGCGGATGTCCGCCGCGCGGTCCACCTCCACCACGATACGGCCCTGGCCGGCCAGGTAGCGGCCCAGCGTGCGCCGCCCGGCCGGGGTCAGCAAGGCATGCGGCGAATCGGCGGGCACCTGGCCGCGGGCCTCATCCACCATCTGCTGCAGCAGCATCCATTGCGCCGCGCGCGAGTGGCCGGTCAGCTCCGATGCTGACGAGCCCAGGCGCAGGAACAGGGCGTGCGGCCCGAGGGGATCGGCGCTGCCGTCCAGCCGGACCACGCCGCCCTGGCCGGCCACGAAGCCGCCTCCGGTGGCCGCACCCAGCGCGGTGAAGCCGATGCCCTCCAGCCGCGCCACCGGGATCAGCACCGAGGCCGGGTTGTAGGCCAGGGTGACGTCGAACTCGGGTCGCAGCGGTTGCTCGCCGATCTTCAGCGTGCTGTCGACCGTGCTCGATTCACCGGAGACTTCTTCGATGCCGATCTCGGTGATGCCACCGAACAGTGCCGGGGTCAGCGGCCGACCATTGGCCTCGACCGCGGTCACCCCGGCCGGTGCCGACAGGCCGGCACCCACCGCGCGGATGATGCCGCCCTGCACCAGTACGTCGGCGTTGTGCAGGCTGCCGCGCGCGCTGGCGGTGTGCACCGTGGCGTTGCGCACCAGCAGGTCCTGCGCCGATGCCGTGGTTGCCAGCAACAGCAATGCCACCACGGTAGCGCCGGGCCATGCCCGGCGACGCTTGTTCAACGCGCCCATCAGCGTACCTCCTGGCCAAGCTGGAAATCTGAGCGCGGCGTGGCCTCGGGCACGCTGCGGTCATACAAGCGCCGGCCATCAATGAAGACCTGTTCGGCCAGCGCATAGGAACTGAAGGGGTTGCCGTTCCACACCACCACGTCGGCCATCTTGCCGGCCTCCAGGGTGCCGGTCTGGCCCTCGATGCCCAGCGCCTTGGCGGCGTTGGCGGTCATCCAGGTGATGGCATGTTCGGGGGTGATCTCCGGCATGCGCGCGCGTCGTGCCGAGGCCATCACCTTGGCCGCTTCCTGGTTCAGGCGCTGGATGCCTTCGGGCGAATCGGAATGGACGATGGCACAGCTGTTCTTCGGCCGGTCAACCAGCGCGATGTTCTCCT
Proteins encoded in this region:
- a CDS encoding universal stress protein, producing the protein MFNTLLVALDGGPQHARVLDLAAAVAGPRSRLHLLCVLDPEFTLAADASEADRIEYPEAARQRSRAEAVLAEALAELRERGVDAIAQIPSGEPGEVISDQARRLKCDLIVIGHRHLSRLERLFEPSVGQWTIDHAPCPVLVETRDRHG
- a CDS encoding LysR family transcriptional regulator translates to MPLPDLNLLLALDVLLDEGSVAGAARRMNLSAPAMSRTLGRIRDALGDPVLVRAGRGLAPTPRALELREQVRDVIEQAHRVFNDGREVDIQTLEHTFSIRANDVFIGSYGGRLREVFRQQAPRCTLRFMPEGDSDDDAMVQGRIDLYISTAGKHTQETKVQNLFTTALLGAAREDHPLFDGDITAERFAACDHIAVSRRGIAHGPIDDELAQLGLRRRVAMVIPTFHGAIFAAASSDLVLPQMPSVMLDRIAYMGLPLRMFPLPVPVRTVALVQAWHPRMDNDPAHRWLRRTIKSMCDADAL
- a CDS encoding MFS transporter, with product MSAITLPQAPAVPAAPAFDRRIVVGLCGVLLVVLLSGFNENVTKVALADIRGAMGFSVDDGNWITGIYSAMSVSAMAFAPWCAATFSLRRFGLVMIGAFMLLGVLCPLAPNLPTFLLLRALQGLSGGALPPLLMSVALRFLPPGIKLYGLAGYALTATFGPSMGTPLAALWVEHAGWQFAFWQIVPFCVAGMVMVGWGLPQDPMRLERFAQFNGVGLALGLPALVMLVLGLTQGARLNWFDSPLITVLLGGGSGLLVLFFINEWFHPLPFFKLQLLAHRNLGYSLVTCVGVLFVLLAVISIPSGFLASVQGYRPLQTAPLLLWLALPQVIALPLVAALMNLRVVDCRWVQAAGLLLLAAACFIGAHLDVQWNRDTFLWVQLLQVVAQPMAVLPLLLLATTGLAPQDGPYASAWFNTVKGFSAVFAGGVLDAVGQSRRHLHSTALVDHLGNQPWLPASADLPARLHAQVQALTSADLYWLVALVALGCLPLLPWATRVHPPRAVA
- a CDS encoding HlyD family secretion protein; protein product: MSLNKTILNTGLALGVLALAIGGWLLLRDGRYQRTDNAYVNADFTVVAPKVAGFVSTVDVQDNQSVKAGDVLARIDDRDYQVALQAARADLANARAQLANAQAALAQQDSLIEQARASVDVSRSELTLASADQQRYRELARDGAGTVQNAQQAQSKQAVASAHLQQGQAALSTARQRTNILTAGVQAAQAAVQRAEAAQARAELDLSHTVLRAPIEGMVGRRAVRVGAYLTPGTPVAAVVPLQRAFVVANFQETQMTRMQAGQQVELTVDVFPGKPLRGHIDSIAPATGVTFAAVAPENATGNFTKVVQRIPVKIVLEPGQPLLDKLRAGMSVEASVDLDSRARAQNAQRAAGPAAGEGA
- a CDS encoding efflux transporter outer membrane subunit — its product is MSAGPVLRIFFAATVCTALAACTMGPDFVRPQAQLPSHWQGEAVTASAIDQDAAWWAGFDDPLLGQLAGQVLQANIDLRLAANRVQQSRAARGISAADRLPSVSATASGARARNSEVGLNDPSGNGGRDDYGLFQAGMGLSWELDLWGRVRRQLEAADARVQMAEEDAHAVRIALLAETARDYLQLRATRQLRAITEDNLSIAHDIKRLTEARQRQGVASTLQVSSAAAQVASLQARIAPLRHRESQLRNALAFLLAQPPQALDAQLQDARRDWPALPAVAVGLPSELAERRPDIRRAEAALHAATAGIGVAKASFLPRIRLNGDAGFQAKQLDDLDGWNAHRFSVGPAISLPIFQGGRLKANLALSRLQQQQASLQFQRTVLQAWHEVDDAIDGYATEQQRTVQLHVAVEESETALGAARRQYQAGVVDMLDVLSTQRIALDNQAALANSQATAAIARVELYRALGGGW
- a CDS encoding DegV family protein, which encodes MRIGIVVDSACDLPQDFIAEHNIVLLPITVRIGEAVLADHRDEQATLSFLHAHVAEHGAEAETIPFSVNQIRDLFLQQLVIDYDHVFCMTITKTRSPIHDNALQASFAILNDYKPVRQAAGYNSPFALRVLDTQNLFAAQAVTAIEAVRLRDSNASVQQIRERLEELAGNVHGYMVTRDLYYMRARARHKGDRSVGLLSAALGSALDIKPVLHGYRGETGPVAKIKGFDNAVQKLFAVVGQRVRAGLMTPTVCVSYGGELDELRALPGYAALKQVCAEHGVSVYESVMSLTGMVNVGKGAVTVGFADGPHRFE
- a CDS encoding 2-hydroxychromene-2-carboxylate isomerase, which translates into the protein MATLRWYFDFVSPYSYLHWQKLKRLPQFGQIQPVPIAFGAVLHHLGNLGPAEIPAKRRFMYRQLQWTAQAEGTPLRFPPGHPFNPLSALRLCLAAGASAQAVDVLFDWIWREGNAGDSAEALREPGARLDIEDVATAIADPAVKEQLRRNTDAAIGAGVFGVPTLAIGDELFWGNDAHPLIAAVLDDPGLLQQPEWQRLDSLPVAVQRSR
- a CDS encoding amidohydrolase family protein yields the protein MGALNKRRRAWPGATVVALLLLATTASAQDLLVRNATVHTASARGSLHNADVLVQGGIIRAVGAGLSAPAGVTAVEANGRPLTPALFGGITEIGIEEVSGESSTVDSTLKIGEQPLRPEFDVTLAYNPASVLIPVARLEGIGFTALGAATGGGFVAGQGGVVRLDGSADPLGPHALFLRLGSSASELTGHSRAAQWMLLQQMVDEARGQVPADSPHALLTPAGRRTLGRYLAGQGRIVVEVDRAADIRQLLRWAAREKVKIALAGGSEAWQLAPELAAAHVPVFVDVLANLPASFDQIGATLENAARLQRAGVAVSFVQRGDASHNARKMRQLAGNAVANGLPWADGLAGLTRVPAQAFGVADQIGSIEPGKRADLVLWEGDPLDVAHYAEQVWLGGRAMPMRSRQTELRDRYLQRNAQP